A genome region from Brooklawnia propionicigenes includes the following:
- a CDS encoding pyruvate, water dikinase regulatory protein produces the protein MANHRLSIHVIADSSGETAARLARAAQAQFPQTQFSIVRHPRVKDADALLGVFDRITAARAAEPDCRVVILFTLVKREMAEMVRRYCDDKQIECADLLGDTLRAIGQTTGSAADEVVMRPVAVEADYFDRISAMEFAVRNDDGVMPETLRECDICLVGASRSGKTPLSLYLGYVGYKTVNVPLVPGIKPPDELFQIERWRIVGLTIDAERLLQIRSRRVKSLGGYGTKDGGYADLAKIYDELDEVGRIQRQLGCPVIDTTGLALEEAAARVTDIVEGRARKAGTHLRRLPGSLRLKP, from the coding sequence CTGGCCAACCACCGTTTGAGCATCCACGTCATCGCCGACAGTTCGGGTGAGACCGCAGCACGTCTGGCCCGAGCGGCCCAGGCGCAATTCCCGCAGACCCAGTTCTCCATCGTCCGCCACCCCAGAGTGAAGGACGCCGACGCCCTGCTGGGAGTCTTCGACCGCATCACCGCGGCGCGCGCTGCCGAGCCGGACTGCCGCGTGGTCATCCTGTTCACCCTGGTGAAGCGGGAGATGGCCGAGATGGTCAGGCGCTACTGCGACGACAAGCAGATCGAATGCGCAGATCTGCTGGGCGACACCCTGCGGGCAATCGGCCAGACCACCGGGTCGGCGGCCGACGAGGTCGTGATGCGTCCGGTTGCGGTCGAGGCCGACTATTTCGACCGGATCAGTGCGATGGAATTCGCGGTCCGCAATGACGACGGGGTGATGCCCGAGACTCTCCGGGAGTGCGATATCTGCCTGGTGGGCGCCTCTCGCTCCGGTAAGACCCCGCTGTCGCTCTACCTGGGATACGTGGGGTACAAGACCGTCAATGTGCCGCTGGTGCCGGGCATCAAGCCGCCGGACGAGCTCTTCCAGATCGAGCGCTGGCGTATCGTCGGGCTGACGATCGATGCCGAACGACTGCTTCAGATCCGTTCGCGGCGGGTGAAATCGCTGGGCGGGTATGGCACCAAGGACGGCGGCTATGCCGATCTGGCGAAGATCTATGACGAGCTCGACGAGGTCGGCCGCATCCAGCGCCAACTCGGCTGCCCGGTGATCGACACCACCGGGCTGGCCTTGGAGGAGGCCGCGGCCAGGGTCACCGACATCGTCGAGGGACGCGCCCGCAAGGCCGGGACACATCTTCGGCGTCTGCCCGGGAGTCTGCGGCTGAAGCCGTAG
- a CDS encoding DEAD/DEAH box helicase yields the protein MGSPDFAAAQDAARRAGQFTKTLAWALGVTEQAVRDARQAHLGLVQDAAREQIDRMDIDSLREVTSATSLYLAPLRAAGITTVGQVQRTPDAVLRRLPGMGTARIRAIRTATQAVWEAAVAAQPVMLDPAARTPFSSRLVCALATTLHSREAAVAVGRWQDDRQPELADLLAQTTPARSRIRWLFSSSQRRLAATTAGRRLLELIGDGTRLAAAFEQISASSRISIAQAWQLFERDAAQFYAELERLTGAGAPGAAVTGGLAAAIVTRVERQPLDLSLLRGSLRAYQDFGARFILAQRRVIIGDEMGLGKTFQVIAAMTHLAAAEDATHFVVVCPASVTINWQREILQHSLLTPYLAHGEQRDQVLHDWASSSRSVLITTYETLRSLDWPPVQASMVTIDEAHYIKNPATKRTQACARLISASPYVALLSGTPMENRVDEFVELIRLVQPELLSSLDRPRLRLGPRAFRRAVAAVYLRRSQSDVLMELPERIDTDDWVHLGSDEMHAYRAAVEAGNWMAMRQAGFRGRSPEKLERLLDLCAEAGANGRKVVVFSYFLDVLERVCRELGPLAAGPITGAVPARRRQEVLDEFSSTDHLQVLVAQIQVGGIGLNIQSAAVVVLCEPQLKPSTEAQAIARVHRMGQIHRVEVHRLCAADSIDERIIALLVDKQRAFDDFAAHSALAAASSDATNPSRDALARQLIAAEQARLGI from the coding sequence ATGGGCAGCCCTGACTTCGCAGCAGCCCAGGACGCGGCACGGCGTGCCGGCCAGTTCACCAAGACACTCGCCTGGGCGCTTGGCGTCACCGAGCAGGCGGTGCGCGACGCCCGACAGGCCCACCTCGGGCTCGTGCAGGATGCGGCCCGCGAGCAGATCGATCGCATGGACATCGATTCGCTGCGAGAGGTCACCTCGGCCACCAGCCTCTATCTCGCGCCGCTGCGCGCCGCCGGCATCACCACCGTGGGACAGGTGCAGCGGACCCCCGATGCCGTGCTGCGCAGGCTGCCCGGGATGGGCACCGCGCGTATCCGGGCCATTCGAACCGCGACCCAGGCGGTCTGGGAAGCCGCCGTCGCTGCTCAGCCGGTCATGCTGGATCCCGCTGCCCGCACGCCCTTCAGCAGCAGGCTGGTCTGCGCTTTGGCCACGACCCTGCACTCGCGCGAGGCCGCTGTCGCGGTCGGACGCTGGCAGGACGACCGGCAGCCCGAACTCGCCGATCTGCTGGCGCAGACCACCCCGGCGCGCAGCCGGATACGTTGGCTGTTCAGCTCCTCACAGCGCAGACTCGCTGCCACTACGGCAGGTCGGCGCCTGCTCGAGCTGATCGGCGACGGCACGCGACTTGCTGCGGCGTTCGAACAGATCAGCGCGTCCTCGCGCATCAGCATCGCCCAGGCCTGGCAGCTGTTCGAGCGAGATGCCGCGCAGTTCTATGCAGAGCTGGAACGGCTGACCGGCGCCGGCGCTCCGGGGGCGGCGGTGACCGGCGGGTTGGCGGCGGCCATCGTCACGCGGGTCGAGCGTCAGCCTCTTGATCTCTCGCTGCTGCGCGGATCGCTGCGCGCCTACCAGGATTTCGGCGCTCGCTTCATCCTGGCTCAACGCCGAGTGATAATCGGCGACGAGATGGGCTTGGGCAAGACCTTCCAGGTGATCGCTGCGATGACTCATCTGGCAGCAGCCGAAGACGCCACCCATTTCGTCGTGGTATGCCCGGCGTCGGTGACGATCAACTGGCAGCGCGAGATCCTGCAGCACAGCCTGCTCACCCCCTATCTGGCACACGGCGAGCAGCGCGACCAGGTACTCCACGACTGGGCGTCCAGCAGCCGCTCGGTGCTGATCACCACCTACGAGACCCTGCGGTCGCTGGACTGGCCCCCGGTGCAGGCATCGATGGTGACCATCGATGAGGCGCACTACATCAAGAACCCGGCCACCAAACGGACGCAGGCCTGCGCGCGGCTGATATCGGCCAGCCCGTATGTGGCTTTGCTGAGCGGCACGCCCATGGAGAACCGGGTGGACGAGTTCGTCGAGCTGATTCGCCTCGTCCAGCCCGAGTTGCTCAGCAGTCTGGACCGCCCTCGCCTGCGGCTGGGGCCGAGAGCATTTCGTCGCGCGGTGGCGGCGGTCTATCTGCGTCGCAGCCAATCCGATGTGCTGATGGAACTGCCCGAACGCATCGACACCGACGACTGGGTGCATCTGGGCAGCGACGAGATGCACGCCTACCGCGCGGCTGTTGAGGCAGGCAACTGGATGGCGATGCGGCAGGCCGGGTTTCGTGGCAGATCGCCCGAGAAACTGGAGCGCCTGCTGGATCTGTGCGCCGAGGCAGGCGCCAACGGCCGCAAGGTGGTCGTCTTCTCGTATTTCCTGGATGTCCTCGAACGTGTCTGCCGGGAGCTGGGGCCGCTGGCGGCAGGCCCGATCACCGGGGCTGTTCCGGCACGACGACGCCAGGAGGTCCTCGACGAGTTCAGTTCGACCGACCACCTTCAGGTCCTGGTGGCCCAGATACAGGTGGGAGGAATCGGCCTCAACATTCAGTCCGCCGCCGTCGTCGTGCTCTGCGAACCGCAGTTGAAGCCGAGCACCGAGGCACAGGCCATCGCTCGCGTCCACCGCATGGGACAGATCCACCGGGTCGAGGTGCACCGGCTCTGCGCCGCCGACAGCATCGACGAACGCATCATCGCACTGCTGGTCGACAAGCAGCGGGCCTTCGACGACTTCGCCGCGCACAGTGCACTGGCCGCAGCCTCATCGGACGCGACCAACCCCAGCCGCGACGCGCTCGCAAGACAGCTGATAGCGGCCGAACAGGCCCGGCTGGGGATCTGA
- a CDS encoding class I SAM-dependent methyltransferase produces MDPVDRIIVANSPAAARHLLIVDAPGLVDEALLRADRVSAWCDDIRDAALVRDDVLIDRLDATTLDGVDLVWMRLPRALGALDEYSELIASHAADDVQVIAGGREKHLNRSMNSTLAGHFTSVSASLGQQKSRALRASGPRHGDPVWPRHKTITVGGEQLEMWWHGATFAAGRVDDGTRLLIDHLDRVADADRYLDLGCGSGLLATLIARAHPDSDVDATDTSWAAVDSTRRTAAGTGVRTHWAADLGDFADQDLDVIVCNPPFHRGAAKDSAPTIALFEQAARALADGGEFWCVFNSHLPWKAHLSRLIGATTLVAQNPGFTLTRSLRRREDHGQP; encoded by the coding sequence ATGGACCCCGTCGACCGCATCATCGTGGCCAATTCACCGGCCGCTGCCCGCCATCTGCTGATCGTCGACGCGCCGGGACTGGTCGATGAGGCGCTGCTGCGCGCGGATCGGGTCAGCGCGTGGTGCGACGACATCCGCGATGCGGCACTGGTGCGCGACGACGTGCTGATCGACCGGCTCGACGCGACCACTCTCGACGGCGTCGACCTGGTCTGGATGCGGCTGCCCCGCGCCCTGGGTGCCCTGGACGAATACAGCGAGCTGATCGCGAGCCATGCCGCTGATGATGTTCAGGTGATCGCCGGCGGCCGCGAGAAGCACCTGAACCGCTCCATGAACAGCACGCTGGCAGGCCATTTCACCTCGGTATCGGCGAGCCTCGGGCAACAGAAATCGCGAGCCCTGAGGGCGTCCGGGCCGCGGCATGGCGACCCGGTGTGGCCACGCCACAAGACCATCACCGTCGGTGGCGAGCAGCTCGAGATGTGGTGGCATGGCGCCACCTTCGCCGCGGGCCGCGTGGACGACGGCACCCGGCTGCTCATCGACCACCTCGATCGGGTCGCCGACGCCGATCGCTACCTCGACCTGGGCTGCGGTTCGGGGCTGCTGGCCACCCTCATCGCACGTGCCCATCCCGACTCCGACGTGGACGCCACCGACACCAGCTGGGCGGCTGTCGATTCGACGCGCCGCACCGCGGCCGGAACCGGCGTGCGCACCCACTGGGCAGCCGATCTCGGCGATTTCGCCGACCAGGACCTGGACGTCATCGTCTGCAACCCGCCCTTTCACCGTGGTGCCGCGAAGGACTCCGCACCGACCATCGCACTGTTCGAGCAAGCGGCCCGGGCTCTGGCCGACGGCGGCGAGTTCTGGTGCGTCTTCAACTCGCACCTGCCGTGGAAGGCACATCTGTCGAGACTGATCGGAGCAACCACGCTGGTGGCCCAGAATCCCGGCTTCACGCTCACCCGCAGCCTGCGGCGCCGGGAGGATCATGGGCAGCCCTGA
- a CDS encoding alpha/beta hydrolase: MPTWLQPTSPAILIIIVALLLATLGWTLVWLPTHRHPRRHHAIGQQSIAVLVSIALSLMLAFVVLNQQNSWFTTWSSMGGVGDLSHSETVGDPTPTSQDPIAWQTGTPTDLQADPRSNPAFGEQSWVDPAPEGQYLTVSIPGPASGHTSSALVWLPPSYLDHPERFYPVLIGFPGLPGSINAVADGLHPDELITSLSSQGQLRESIVVIPDVFPDNVDTECVDASDGSILMETFVTRDVVGWIRTNLRADSDRAGWTTIGYSAGGFCSSMLTMRHPDIFGSSINMSGYFVAGFEGPKLREDGDTTYDLTVLAQTDPPDVDLWFYAAKDDQMAYEAWQSFNSVVQPPTSLTTELVESGGHTTQVWAAGLAPGLKWLGQTQPHFAWQAA, translated from the coding sequence ATGCCCACCTGGCTCCAGCCGACATCCCCGGCAATATTGATCATCATCGTCGCGCTGCTGCTCGCCACCTTGGGGTGGACGCTCGTCTGGTTGCCGACTCATCGGCATCCCCGCCGGCATCACGCGATCGGCCAGCAATCCATCGCGGTGCTGGTGAGCATCGCCTTGTCGCTGATGCTGGCCTTCGTCGTACTCAATCAGCAGAACAGCTGGTTCACCACCTGGTCGAGCATGGGTGGGGTCGGCGATCTCAGCCACAGCGAGACCGTCGGCGATCCGACACCGACCAGCCAAGACCCCATCGCGTGGCAGACCGGCACTCCCACCGACCTGCAGGCCGACCCGCGCAGCAATCCTGCCTTCGGGGAGCAGAGCTGGGTCGATCCGGCGCCCGAAGGGCAGTACTTGACGGTGTCGATCCCCGGCCCGGCCAGCGGGCATACCTCCTCGGCGTTGGTCTGGCTGCCGCCGTCGTATCTGGATCATCCGGAGCGCTTCTATCCGGTGCTGATCGGGTTCCCGGGACTGCCCGGCTCGATCAATGCGGTCGCCGACGGTCTGCACCCCGACGAGCTCATCACGTCATTGAGTTCCCAGGGTCAGTTGCGCGAGAGCATCGTGGTGATTCCCGACGTCTTCCCGGACAATGTCGATACCGAATGCGTGGACGCCTCCGACGGCTCGATCCTCATGGAGACCTTCGTCACTCGCGATGTCGTCGGCTGGATCCGGACGAACCTGCGAGCCGATTCCGATCGCGCCGGCTGGACGACCATCGGATACAGCGCGGGCGGCTTCTGCTCGTCCATGCTCACCATGCGCCACCCGGACATCTTCGGTTCAAGCATCAATATGTCTGGATACTTCGTGGCCGGTTTCGAAGGACCCAAGCTGCGCGAAGATGGCGATACCACCTATGACCTGACCGTTCTCGCCCAGACCGATCCACCCGACGTCGATCTGTGGTTCTACGCCGCGAAGGATGACCAGATGGCCTACGAAGCATGGCAGAGCTTCAATTCCGTCGTCCAACCGCCCACCTCACTGACCACCGAACTCGTGGAGAGCGGCGGTCACACGACCCAGGTGTGGGCGGCCGGGTTGGCGCCCGGGCTGAAGTGGCTGGGCCAGACCCAGCCCCACTTCGCATGGCAGGCAGCATGA